Proteins from one Methanococcus maripaludis C5 genomic window:
- a CDS encoding GNAT family N-acetyltransferase: MEIIRGEKEWNKLIKSDFENYNDVYFNYGYFNLYKMHYGTDFEGIFWEDRNIKIFLSHLIRDICKIKNLENFDGYDLTTPYGYGGPIIVKKTNEPEKIRKSISDFEKEYQNYCLDEKYICEFFRFHPIYENHICFSKIFNTQYLSDIRYIDLNQNIDTIKSNFKKGLRYNIKKSKNEGCDLKIIENPSSEDIDHFMECYNSMLCRNESSEKYHFSKQFIMDHFKFIKTFLILAYYQKKVVGAGIFFKGETIMHYHLSGTLKLKGIYPNDLILWESIKKSKDLGLKYFFLGGGVIKDDSLFEYKSGFSKLDMPFYIGKKIYDQNKYNQLVKHLNLVKPLNKDYFPEYRTFDSTIV, from the coding sequence ATGGAGATTATACGTGGCGAAAAAGAATGGAATAAACTAATTAAAAGTGATTTTGAAAACTACAACGATGTTTATTTTAATTATGGCTATTTTAACTTATATAAAATGCATTATGGCACAGATTTTGAAGGAATTTTCTGGGAAGATCGAAATATAAAAATTTTTCTCAGTCATTTAATCAGAGATATTTGTAAAATTAAAAATTTAGAAAATTTCGACGGTTATGATCTTACAACGCCTTATGGCTATGGTGGCCCAATAATCGTTAAAAAAACTAACGAACCTGAAAAAATTCGAAAATCAATATCTGACTTTGAAAAAGAATACCAAAATTATTGTTTAGATGAAAAATATATCTGCGAATTTTTTAGATTTCACCCAATTTATGAAAATCATATCTGCTTTAGTAAAATATTCAATACCCAATACTTAAGTGATATTAGATATATTGACTTAAACCAAAATATTGATACAATCAAAAGCAATTTTAAAAAAGGTCTTAGATACAACATTAAAAAATCAAAGAATGAAGGTTGTGATCTAAAAATTATTGAAAATCCCTCATCTGAAGATATAGATCATTTTATGGAATGCTACAATTCCATGCTATGTAGAAACGAATCTTCTGAAAAGTATCATTTTTCAAAACAGTTTATAATGGATCACTTTAAGTTCATAAAAACTTTTTTAATTTTAGCATACTATCAAAAAAAAGTGGTTGGTGCAGGCATTTTCTTTAAAGGGGAGACTATTATGCACTACCACCTTTCAGGAACATTGAAATTAAAAGGAATTTATCCAAATGATTTAATATTATGGGAGTCGATCAAAAAATCAAAAGACTTGGGACTAAAATACTTCTTTTTAGGCGGAGGGGTAATAAAAGACGACTCACTTTTTGAATATAAATCTGGATTTTCAAAACTTGATATGCCATTTTACATTGGTAAAAAAATATATGACCAAAATAAATATAATCAACTCGTAAAACATTTAAATTTAGTTAAACCATTAAATAAAGATTATTTCCCCGAATATCGAACTTTTGACAGTACAATCGTATAA
- the galU gene encoding UTP--glucose-1-phosphate uridylyltransferase GalU has product MVKKAIIPAAGFGTRLLPITKAQPKEMLPVLGKPIIQYVIEDLAEAGIENILIITGRGKYAIENHFDKNFELEDRLKKDGKCGALKTIQEINDFAHIYYIRQGKQKGLGDAVYCGREFICEDYTIVMVGDTIYSGNVPKKLIEAHEKYKCSVIALERVPKEDVFKYGVISGKEIENGIFEVNDLIEKPNVEEAPSNLIITGAYLLSSKIFGHIENIELGKGGEIQLTDAMKTLLKEEKIIGVEVDFKRYDIGDIKGWLEANVELGIENIEGFKEYIQDLCEE; this is encoded by the coding sequence ATGGTAAAAAAAGCTATCATACCTGCAGCAGGATTTGGAACAAGACTTCTTCCAATTACGAAGGCACAGCCTAAAGAAATGCTCCCAGTTTTAGGAAAACCAATTATACAGTATGTAATAGAAGATTTGGCTGAAGCAGGAATTGAAAATATACTTATTATTACAGGACGTGGAAAGTACGCAATTGAAAACCATTTTGATAAAAATTTTGAACTAGAGGATCGATTAAAAAAAGATGGAAAGTGTGGGGCATTAAAAACAATTCAGGAAATAAATGACTTTGCACATATTTATTACATTAGGCAAGGGAAACAGAAAGGTCTTGGGGATGCAGTATATTGTGGACGAGAATTTATTTGTGAAGATTATACCATCGTAATGGTTGGAGATACAATTTATTCAGGAAATGTACCAAAGAAACTAATCGAAGCACATGAAAAATATAAATGTTCAGTAATTGCTCTTGAAAGAGTTCCAAAAGAAGATGTTTTTAAATATGGGGTAATTTCAGGAAAAGAAATTGAAAATGGAATTTTCGAAGTAAATGACCTCATCGAGAAGCCAAATGTTGAGGAAGCACCTTCAAATTTGATAATTACTGGTGCATACCTTCTATCTTCAAAAATATTTGGTCATATCGAAAATATCGAACTTGGAAAAGGGGGGGAAATACAATTGACGGATGCCATGAAAACATTATTAAAAGAAGAAAAAATAATTGGTGTCGAAGTTGATTTCAAAAGGTATGATATAGGGGATATTAAAGGATGGCTTGAAGCAAATGTGGAACTTGGAATTGAAAACATTGAAGGATTTAAAGAATATATTCAAGATCTTTGCGAGGAATAG
- the asnB gene encoding asparagine synthase (glutamine-hydrolyzing) → MCGINGFNFSSENYIKLMNNEIKHRGPDDRGFFLDNEQKVSLGHVRLSILDLTEKGHQPMFYSKETASCNENFENELIQKCNVAICYNGEIYNYQELKDELIQKGYNFNTNSDTEVLLASYLEWGLECVNKFNGMWAFCIYDKEKNILFLSRDRLGVKPVYYYFDENYFIFSSELKGILKHDYLNLRSLKNINKDAIDLYFSLGYIPSPYSIYNNVYKIESASNLVFDIHKKEINIQKYWELPDYSPNNDKKKLLEVGKKLLEDSVKLRMRSDVPVGAFLSGGIDSSTVVGIMKNFTNLEKLHTFSIGFEGDYDETPYINMVKDDFKTIHHHEYFKENDFENIVDIFSEIYDEPFGDYSGFPTYFLSNMAKKTVIVSLSGDGGDEVFGGYNMHLAAKRLEIIRKLPKILRRIGSKIPVKENLNGFFNIYSLKKAFEVSLSDPELFFINSFSDNRLITEKYYGWTMEKLKYSLKKGGNDLVEGFRIYDLLYNTLSDNFLVKVDRASMRNSLEVRSPFLDYRFAEFAQKIPSKWKVDLFNTKKLMKELVKGVLPLKIITRKKQGFTPPIEKWILDKKYEKDFEKGLLILKDINPDIHDYYIEKVMNRNDKLSTHAKIRLFIFSKWWEKWMEY, encoded by the coding sequence ATGTGTGGAATAAATGGATTTAATTTTTCAAGTGAAAATTACATTAAATTAATGAATAACGAAATAAAACATAGGGGACCCGATGATAGGGGATTCTTTTTGGATAATGAACAAAAAGTGTCTTTAGGGCATGTTAGGTTATCTATTTTAGATTTAACTGAAAAAGGACACCAACCAATGTTTTATTCAAAAGAAACAGCATCCTGCAACGAAAACTTTGAAAATGAGTTAATTCAAAAATGTAACGTTGCAATATGTTACAATGGAGAAATTTATAATTATCAAGAATTAAAAGATGAGTTAATTCAAAAAGGTTATAATTTTAATACAAACTCAGATACAGAAGTTTTACTGGCTTCATATTTAGAATGGGGTTTAGAATGCGTAAATAAGTTTAACGGAATGTGGGCATTTTGCATATATGATAAAGAAAAAAATATACTATTTTTGAGCAGAGATAGACTTGGTGTTAAGCCAGTTTATTACTATTTTGATGAAAATTATTTCATATTTAGTTCAGAGCTTAAAGGAATTTTAAAACATGATTATTTAAACTTAAGATCTTTAAAAAATATTAATAAAGATGCAATAGATCTTTATTTTTCATTAGGGTATATTCCATCCCCTTATTCGATATACAATAACGTTTACAAGATAGAATCTGCAAGTAATCTTGTTTTTGATATACATAAAAAAGAAATTAATATTCAAAAATACTGGGAACTACCTGATTATAGTCCAAATAATGATAAGAAAAAGTTACTCGAAGTGGGTAAAAAGTTACTCGAAGATTCAGTTAAACTAAGAATGCGTTCAGACGTTCCAGTAGGTGCTTTTTTAAGTGGCGGGATAGATTCTTCAACAGTTGTGGGCATTATGAAAAATTTTACGAACTTGGAGAAATTACATACCTTTTCAATTGGTTTTGAAGGCGATTATGACGAAACGCCATATATAAATATGGTTAAAGATGATTTTAAGACAATACATCACCACGAATATTTTAAAGAGAATGATTTTGAGAATATTGTTGATATTTTTTCCGAAATCTATGACGAACCTTTTGGAGATTATTCTGGTTTTCCAACGTATTTTTTAAGCAATATGGCTAAAAAAACTGTTATCGTTTCCCTGAGTGGTGACGGTGGGGATGAAGTTTTTGGCGGTTACAATATGCATCTTGCAGCAAAGAGATTGGAAATTATACGAAAGCTTCCAAAAATTTTAAGGCGCATTGGATCAAAAATACCTGTAAAAGAGAATTTAAATGGATTTTTTAACATCTATTCCTTAAAAAAAGCGTTCGAAGTTTCTTTATCGGATCCTGAATTATTTTTTATAAATTCATTCAGCGATAATCGATTAATAACTGAAAAGTATTATGGATGGACTATGGAAAAACTTAAGTATAGTTTAAAAAAGGGTGGCAATGATTTAGTTGAAGGATTTCGAATATATGATTTATTATACAATACCCTTTCAGATAATTTTTTAGTAAAAGTCGATCGTGCTTCAATGAGAAATTCTTTAGAGGTAAGAAGTCCGTTTTTAGATTACCGATTTGCAGAGTTTGCACAAAAAATACCTTCAAAATGGAAAGTGGATTTATTCAATACAAAAAAATTAATGAAAGAGCTCGTTAAAGGAGTTTTACCTTTAAAAATAATCACTCGAAAGAAACAAGGTTTCACACCGCCAATTGAAAAATGGATATTGGATAAAAAATATGAAAAAGATTTTGAAAAAGGCCTTTTAATTTTAAAAGATATAAATCCGGATATTCATGATTATTATATTGAAAAAGTAATGAATAGAAATGATAAATTGTCAACCCACGCTAAAATAAGATTGTTTATTTTTTCCAAATGGTGGGAAAAATGGATGGAATATTAG
- a CDS encoding UDP-N-acetylglucosamine 4,6-dehydratase family protein, translating into MKFYENKKILVTGGTGSIGSTLVKSLLKLNPDTVRIFDINETALFDLEHELNDNRIRCLIGDVRDKERVYRAVEDIDIVFHAAALKHVPLCEYNPFEAVKTNVLGTQNLIDAAIDENIEKFITISTDKAVNPVNVMGATKLLSERLTLSANLYKGSRTTVFSAVRFGNVLNSRGSIIPLIKGQIRKGGPVTLTDSEMTRFVMKIDQAVHLVLKAGLLAQDGEIFVLKMPSVKIIDLIEFLIEKYAPEHNYQKEDIEIKNIGKRAGEKLYEELLMDEECSKLEETDEMYIIKPFKSEKSENVKKVYNSENVGYLRKEDLEKLL; encoded by the coding sequence ATGAAATTTTACGAAAATAAAAAAATACTGGTTACAGGAGGTACGGGATCAATAGGAAGCACGTTAGTGAAATCTCTATTAAAATTAAATCCTGATACCGTACGAATTTTTGATATTAATGAAACTGCACTGTTTGATTTAGAACATGAATTAAATGATAACAGAATACGATGCCTCATTGGGGACGTTAGGGATAAAGAGAGGGTATATCGTGCCGTTGAAGATATTGACATAGTTTTTCACGCGGCTGCATTGAAACACGTTCCCCTCTGTGAATATAATCCTTTTGAAGCCGTAAAAACCAATGTTTTGGGAACTCAGAATTTAATAGATGCCGCAATTGATGAAAATATTGAAAAATTCATAACCATAAGTACAGATAAGGCAGTAAATCCAGTAAATGTAATGGGTGCAACAAAATTACTGTCTGAAAGATTAACACTCTCTGCAAATCTCTACAAAGGTAGTAGAACAACAGTATTCTCGGCAGTTAGATTTGGAAATGTACTAAACTCAAGGGGTTCAATAATCCCATTAATAAAAGGGCAAATACGTAAAGGTGGCCCCGTTACATTGACTGATTCAGAAATGACCCGATTTGTAATGAAAATAGATCAGGCAGTGCACTTAGTATTAAAGGCAGGGCTTTTGGCCCAAGATGGAGAAATATTTGTTTTGAAAATGCCTTCTGTTAAAATTATTGATTTAATAGAATTTTTAATTGAAAAATATGCCCCGGAACATAATTATCAGAAAGAAGATATTGAAATCAAAAATATAGGAAAAAGAGCGGGCGAAAAGTTATATGAAGAACTTTTAATGGATGAAGAATGTTCTAAACTCGAAGAAACGGATGAAATGTATATAATTAAACCTTTTAAAAGTGAAAAATCTGAAAATGTAAAAAAAGTGTACAATTCCGAAAATGTAGGTTATTTAAGAAAAGAAGACCTTGAAAAATTACTTTAA
- a CDS encoding glycosyltransferase family 4 protein: protein MNVLIITPTYLPRDGGIENSILETAKKISEKSGNNVSIVTPFIDPNSKNYEKFGNLEIYRFGKFLCFIQNRFLKFSLFNLTALFYLFYLKIFKKFNFDVINTHTVALPGIPSVVLSKIFKKPLVFSIHHYGSGMDIVRPEENGYLLNKLIKKLLKYADFITVTSETQEKYLDYLFGGKKKDLKYFCVPLGINMPEISNSKNISNNGQFIVFTIGRLVKRKRLDIILNIAERLSEDKKIVFAIAGSGPEKENLEKMILEKDLKNVILLGRVTEEEKVEWFSKSNLFIQSSEYEGFGITYLEGLSFGIPVLAFKNTAIEEIKRKIGKGVYIFEDVDSAVSQITEIKSSKLDSEIIQNKIRKTYSWKKTSEKFEEIFNNLIRN from the coding sequence ATGAACGTACTGATAATAACACCCACGTATTTACCCCGAGACGGCGGTATTGAAAATTCAATACTGGAAACAGCAAAAAAAATTTCAGAAAAAAGTGGAAATAACGTATCAATCGTCACTCCATTTATAGATCCAAATTCCAAGAACTATGAAAAATTTGGAAATTTGGAAATTTATCGATTTGGTAAATTTTTATGTTTTATACAAAATAGATTTTTAAAATTTAGTTTATTTAATTTAACGGCTTTATTTTATTTATTTTATTTAAAAATATTCAAAAAATTTAATTTTGATGTGATAAATACTCATACTGTGGCTTTACCAGGAATTCCTTCCGTTGTTTTATCAAAAATATTTAAAAAACCGCTGGTTTTTTCAATTCACCATTACGGCAGTGGAATGGATATTGTAAGGCCTGAGGAAAATGGGTACCTTTTGAATAAATTAATAAAGAAATTATTAAAATATGCAGATTTTATTACAGTTACTAGTGAAACACAGGAAAAATATCTAGATTATTTATTCGGGGGCAAAAAAAAGGATTTAAAATATTTTTGCGTGCCCTTAGGTATAAATATGCCAGAAATATCGAATTCTAAAAATATATCTAATAATGGCCAATTTATAGTATTTACCATTGGAAGACTCGTAAAAAGAAAACGGCTCGATATTATATTGAATATCGCAGAAAGACTCTCTGAAGATAAAAAAATAGTTTTTGCAATTGCAGGATCGGGGCCCGAAAAAGAAAATCTTGAAAAAATGATTTTAGAAAAAGATTTAAAAAATGTTATTTTGCTAGGTAGGGTAACTGAAGAAGAAAAAGTGGAATGGTTTTCAAAATCCAATTTATTTATTCAATCTTCAGAATACGAAGGTTTTGGTATAACTTATCTAGAGGGACTTAGTTTTGGAATTCCAGTTCTCGCTTTCAAAAACACTGCAATAGAGGAAATAAAAAGAAAAATTGGCAAAGGCGTTTATATTTTTGAAGACGTTGATTCAGCAGTATCTCAAATAACCGAAATAAAGAGTTCAAAATTGGATTCGGAAATAATACAAAATAAAATACGCAAAACTTATTCATGGAAAAAAACTTCAGAAAAATTTGAAGAAATATTTAATAATTTAATTCGTAATTAA
- a CDS encoding NAD-dependent epimerase/dehydratase family protein, giving the protein MKILVTGGAGFIGSHIVDILIENGHDVSILDNLSTGNEKNLNTSAKFINGDILDKTLDLSGFECVIHEAAQINVNKSLSAPMFDAEVNILGTVNILEKMKKYGVKKIIYSSSGGAVYGEPEYLPVDENHPIKPLSPYGSSKFCAEEYIELYNRLYGIEYCILRYSNVYGERQDPLGEAGVISIFIDKIKKGETPVIYGDGNQTRDFINVRDVAKANLLALGWRNQIVNIGSGRETSVNELFKLISFELGFNLDAIYEKEREGEVYRTYIDYKKAKSLGWIPDVELQDGIKNLVFAF; this is encoded by the coding sequence TTGAAAATTTTAGTTACTGGTGGTGCAGGATTTATTGGGAGCCATATTGTAGATATTTTAATCGAAAATGGACACGATGTATCAATTTTGGATAATTTAAGCACCGGAAACGAAAAAAATTTAAATACTTCCGCAAAATTTATAAATGGAGATATTTTAGATAAAACTTTGGATTTATCTGGATTTGAATGTGTAATCCATGAGGCCGCTCAAATTAACGTTAATAAATCCTTAAGTGCCCCTATGTTCGATGCTGAAGTAAATATTCTTGGAACAGTAAATATTCTGGAAAAGATGAAAAAATATGGTGTTAAAAAAATTATATATTCTTCATCAGGGGGTGCAGTTTATGGAGAACCCGAATACTTACCCGTCGATGAAAATCACCCAATAAAACCATTATCTCCTTATGGATCAAGTAAATTTTGCGCAGAAGAATATATTGAACTATATAATCGTCTTTATGGTATCGAATACTGTATTTTGCGATATTCTAATGTTTATGGGGAAAGACAGGATCCCCTTGGTGAAGCAGGGGTTATTTCCATATTTATTGACAAAATAAAAAAAGGGGAAACGCCCGTAATTTATGGGGATGGAAACCAAACTAGGGATTTTATAAATGTTAGGGATGTCGCAAAAGCAAATTTATTGGCACTAGGGTGGAGAAATCAAATAGTAAATATTGGTTCTGGAAGGGAAACTTCGGTAAATGAGCTCTTTAAACTTATTTCTTTTGAATTGGGATTTAATTTGGATGCAATATATGAAAAAGAGCGAGAAGGTGAAGTATATAGAACATATATAGATTATAAAAAAGCTAAAAGTTTAGGTTGGATTCCAGACGTCGAATTACAGGATGGAATTAAAAATCTAGTATTTGCATTTTAA
- a CDS encoding UDP-glucose/GDP-mannose dehydrogenase family protein — protein sequence MKISVIGTGYVGLIQATGLASFGFEVMGIDIDETKVKMLNEGLCPLHEEGLEELLRSHVGKNLKFTTSYECLKESEVIFLCVGTPQDRDGNTDLRFLFSATDNLKNYVENSKYLVIKSTVPIGTNRMIKERLNNPNIEIISNPEFLREGIALKDFFNPERIVLGFEDFNPESRYILEIYGEFMKKNIPFVITNWETSEMIKYASNAFLATKISFINELSKLADLTNSNIKTVAYAMGMDDRIGGKFLNAGIGYGGSCFPKDVKSLIKQFENHDIVPNIIGATDRVNEDQIFWFFNKLKERYGGDIAGKTISVLGLSFKPKTDDLRESASIKLIDLLLKEGAIVKGFDYVKKARENAYNMYNLDKSRAFYGYNLYILDSVRDAVVNSDGIIIAVEYEELNFENWADISKSVNKKILFDGKNILNKDVIEEIGFEYVGVGIN from the coding sequence ATGAAAATTTCAGTTATAGGAACAGGATATGTTGGATTGATACAAGCTACGGGTCTCGCAAGTTTTGGTTTTGAGGTTATGGGCATAGATATAGACGAAACTAAAGTTAAAATGTTAAACGAGGGTTTATGCCCATTACACGAAGAAGGACTCGAGGAACTTTTGAGATCACACGTGGGCAAAAATTTAAAATTTACCACCTCTTATGAATGTTTAAAAGAATCTGAAGTAATATTTTTATGTGTTGGAACACCTCAGGATAGGGATGGAAACACAGATTTGAGGTTTTTATTTTCGGCAACAGATAATTTGAAAAATTATGTTGAAAATTCAAAGTATTTAGTTATTAAATCCACAGTACCTATTGGAACTAATCGAATGATAAAAGAACGATTAAATAATCCAAATATTGAAATTATTTCAAATCCTGAATTTTTACGAGAAGGAATCGCACTCAAAGATTTTTTCAATCCTGAAAGAATAGTACTTGGTTTTGAAGATTTTAACCCCGAATCACGATATATTTTGGAAATCTATGGGGAATTTATGAAAAAAAATATTCCATTCGTGATTACTAACTGGGAAACCTCTGAAATGATAAAATATGCATCAAATGCGTTTTTAGCGACAAAAATATCTTTTATAAATGAATTATCAAAATTAGCAGATTTAACGAATTCTAATATCAAAACAGTTGCATATGCAATGGGTATGGATGATCGAATAGGTGGTAAGTTTTTAAATGCGGGAATCGGGTATGGGGGATCGTGCTTTCCAAAAGACGTCAAGTCCCTTATAAAACAGTTTGAAAATCATGACATTGTTCCAAACATTATTGGTGCAACTGATCGAGTTAATGAAGATCAGATCTTTTGGTTTTTTAATAAACTTAAGGAACGTTATGGCGGAGATATTGCAGGTAAGACGATTTCAGTTTTGGGACTTTCATTTAAACCAAAAACTGATGATTTGAGGGAAAGTGCATCAATAAAATTAATTGATTTATTGTTAAAAGAAGGCGCAATCGTCAAAGGATTTGATTATGTAAAAAAAGCACGAGAAAATGCATACAATATGTATAATTTAGATAAATCTCGAGCTTTTTACGGTTATAATTTATATATTTTGGACAGTGTAAGGGATGCAGTAGTAAATTCAGACGGAATAATTATTGCAGTCGAGTATGAAGAATTGAATTTTGAAAATTGGGCGGATATTTCAAAATCAGTAAATAAAAAAATCTTATTCGATGGTAAAAATATATTAAATAAGGATGTAATTGAGGAGATAGGGTTTGAATACGTGGGTGTCGGCATAAATTAA
- a CDS encoding NAD-dependent epimerase/dehydratase family protein, with amino-acid sequence MKILVTGAAGFIGYSLCKNLLDENIESLVGIDNLNSYYDPILKEKRLDMLNKFSKNNFKFYKIDLDNFKELEDIFSKEMPDLIVHLAAQAGVRYSLENPWAYEYSNNIGTLNIFEIAKKYNIKKIVFASSSSVYGGNQKIPFSERDNVGKPVSIYAATKKYNELLAHVYHHLYDMEMVGLRFFTVYGEFGRPDMAYWKFTKKILNGEQIDIYNFGDMNRDFTYISDIVEGIKNAINTPNLGYNIFNLGGDNPVNLEYMINLIEKELGINAIKNYMPIQPGDVPVTMADLEKSKKMINYRPKVSIEEGIQKFVNWYLENKQWLKDI; translated from the coding sequence ATGAAGATTTTGGTAACTGGTGCAGCAGGTTTTATAGGGTATAGTTTATGCAAAAATTTATTGGATGAAAATATTGAAAGTTTGGTTGGAATTGATAATTTAAATTCATATTATGATCCGATTTTAAAAGAAAAAAGACTTGATATGCTAAATAAATTTTCAAAAAATAATTTTAAGTTTTACAAAATAGATTTAGATAATTTTAAAGAACTGGAAGATATTTTTTCGAAAGAAATGCCTGATTTAATTGTCCACCTAGCCGCACAAGCCGGAGTTAGGTACTCTTTAGAAAATCCTTGGGCATATGAATATAGCAACAATATTGGAACTTTAAATATTTTCGAAATTGCTAAAAAATACAATATTAAAAAAATAGTTTTCGCATCGTCTTCTTCTGTTTATGGCGGGAACCAAAAAATTCCTTTTTCGGAAAGAGATAATGTAGGTAAGCCCGTTAGCATTTATGCAGCAACTAAAAAATACAATGAGTTACTCGCGCATGTTTATCATCATCTTTATGATATGGAAATGGTGGGTTTGAGGTTTTTTACAGTTTATGGGGAATTTGGACGGCCCGACATGGCATATTGGAAATTTACAAAAAAAATATTAAATGGGGAACAAATAGACATATATAATTTTGGAGACATGAACCGGGATTTTACATATATTTCAGATATCGTTGAGGGTATCAAAAACGCAATAAATACGCCTAATTTGGGATACAATATTTTTAATTTGGGGGGGGATAATCCAGTAAATTTAGAATACATGATAAATTTAATTGAAAAAGAACTGGGGATAAATGCAATAAAAAATTACATGCCGATTCAACCAGGTGATGTCCCTGTAACAATGGCAGATTTAGAAAAATCGAAAAAAATGATAAACTACCGCCCAAAAGTTTCCATTGAAGAAGGAATTCAAAAATTTGTAAATTGGTATTTAGAAAATAAACAATGGCTCAAAGATATTTAG
- a CDS encoding DegT/DnrJ/EryC1/StrS aminotransferase family protein, which produces MKIPLFKIYWDDEDISSVDTILKSGAFWSSGTQIKTFENNIAKYLGSKYCITFNSGGSALHALMLAHGLKPNDEVIVPSFTFIATCMAPKYVGSKPVFADIEEETFGLDPNSVLEKITPDTKAIIPVHYAGISCKIDELREIAEAKDLLLIEDAAEAFGAKYNNKFVGTYGDSSIFSFCQNKIFATGEGGCVVTDDEEVYNKLNLICSYGRISKENYFSSNCSVDYVDIGYNWRLPTILACLGISQLDKVEKLIKMRRKNAEYLNKNLNEIKGVKTINVENNNYAVYQLYSILLENTELRGELIQFLNKKEISSKIYFDPVHKYSVFKSANVNLPVTEDISSKILTLPMYPHMTIEEMDYVIDCIEEFFRSR; this is translated from the coding sequence ATGAAGATACCATTATTTAAAATTTACTGGGATGATGAAGACATATCTTCTGTTGATACTATATTAAAATCTGGAGCATTTTGGAGTTCTGGAACACAAATTAAAACTTTTGAAAATAATATAGCAAAGTATTTGGGTTCAAAATATTGCATAACTTTTAATTCAGGAGGATCTGCATTGCATGCCCTGATGTTAGCACATGGGCTAAAACCGAATGATGAAGTAATAGTTCCGTCATTTACATTCATTGCCACATGTATGGCCCCAAAATACGTTGGATCAAAACCGGTATTTGCAGATATTGAAGAAGAAACTTTTGGATTAGACCCAAATAGCGTTTTGGAAAAAATAACCCCTGATACAAAGGCAATAATTCCTGTTCATTATGCAGGAATTTCCTGTAAAATCGATGAATTACGGGAAATTGCAGAAGCTAAGGATTTATTGTTGATAGAAGATGCCGCAGAAGCATTTGGCGCAAAATATAATAATAAATTTGTCGGAACTTATGGAGATTCTTCAATATTTAGTTTTTGTCAGAACAAAATATTTGCTACCGGAGAAGGCGGCTGTGTTGTAACTGATGACGAGGAGGTATATAATAAACTTAATTTGATATGTTCCTACGGCAGAATTTCAAAAGAAAACTATTTTTCGTCAAATTGCAGTGTAGATTATGTTGATATAGGATACAATTGGAGATTACCCACAATACTGGCGTGTTTAGGGATTTCCCAACTGGATAAAGTCGAAAAACTTATTAAAATGAGACGAAAAAACGCAGAATATTTAAATAAAAATTTAAATGAGATTAAAGGCGTAAAAACCATTAATGTCGAAAACAACAATTATGCAGTATACCAATTATACAGCATACTTTTAGAAAATACTGAATTAAGAGGAGAATTAATCCAATTCTTAAATAAAAAAGAGATATCTTCAAAAATATACTTTGATCCAGTTCATAAATATTCTGTTTTTAAATCGGCAAATGTAAACCTACCGGTTACCGAAGATATTTCTTCAAAAATACTCACACTACCAATGTACCCACACATGACGATTGAAGAAATGGATTACGTTATTGATTGTATTGAAGAATTTTTTAGGAGTCGGTAA